The genomic interval CTTTTGCGTAATGTTTTTCCAATATAGCACTGATATTATGTGGATTCTCTATAAGTCACTACATACGGTCTAGAAACAAAATCCGGGGTAGCATGCGCCAACAAGCCTATCTGGGTACACATATCAGGTCTAGCAATGAGCGTTGCACATATCAAGTCTATCAATGAGCGTTTCACATATCAGGTCTAGCAATTAGGGTTGCACATATCAATTCTAGCAATGAGCGTTGCACATATTAGGTCTAGCAATGAGCGTTGCACATATCAGGTCTAGCATTGAGGGTTGCACATATCAGGTCTAGCAATGAGGGTTGCACATATCAGGTCTAGCAATGAGCGTTGCGCATATCAGGTCTAGCAATGCGCGTTGCACATATCAGGTCTAGCATTGAGCGTTGCACATATCAGGTCTAGCATTGAGGGTTGCACATATCAGGTCTAGCAATGCGCGTTGCACATATCAGGTCTAGCAATGAGTGTTGCACATATCAGGTCTAACAATGCGCGTTGCACATATCAGGTCTAGAATTGAAGGTTGCACATATCAGGTCTAGCATTGAGGGTTGCACATATCAGGTCTAGCATTGAGCGTTGATATATCAGGTGTAGCATTGGGCGTTGCACATATCAGGTCTAGCAATGAGCGTTGCACATATCAGGTCTAGCATTTAGGGTTGCACATATCAGGTCCTAGCATTGAGGGTTGCACATATCAGGTCTAGTATTGAGAGTTGCACATATCAGGTCTAGCAATGAGCGTTGCACATATCAGGTCTAGCATTGAGGGTTGCTTATATCAGGTCTAGCATTGAGGGTTGCACATATCAGGTCTAGCAAAGAGCGTTGTACATATCAGGTCTAGCATTGAGGGTTGCACATATCAGGTCTAGCATTGAGGGTTGCACATATCAGGTCTAGCATTGAGGGTTGCACATATCAGGTCTAACAATGAGGGTTGCACAAATCAGTTCTATTAATTCGCCTTGTTTTGCACATCGTTGATAACATCGTTGATAATATTTGATGGTTTTATAGAGGACAAGGAGTATACTTTTAGGTATCCACCTTTGGTAAGTAATTCATGTTCTCAATATCAATATTGAAGATTATCATTGTGTACCTTCAGATCCACTTTCACGACGTGTTCGGGGAGCCTGATGAAAGCGTTTACTCCTTCGACTGTGTGTGGACATGTGCCTTCAGGGTATGGCGGTGATTTTAGACCTTGTCTAATGgaagattttaaaacaaaatcaagttatCACTTAAgtatgcagtgctccagctaggcctaaattgaagggcgcacCGCCCTGCCCTCcagaacctccgccctgcccttccttgTGCCCTCtcctgcccttaaaaaaaaaacaaaaacaaaaaacatatgatGATTCATAAATCCTTTATAACAATACATTGCAATTAATTTATTCCACATTGtagatattttatttgaattgtttaattataatgggaataatatattctaacaattattaataacatataaattaacatataaGAGGAAGCTTCCAGAAACGCTCGCGCGCTTAAAAGTGcgcttttgacaaaatactgcgcgtccaaagtgtccttttgacaaaaaagtcccccctgcctttttcaaatcctagctggagcactggtatgTATGTTGTGAAACCAAATGTTCATTATCAAGTTTGTTTCTGAAATAAAGAACACAAACGTTAAGtgaatttcagaaaaaaaatcagcataacatacatgtatatgaacaaaaaaactcgagagcgtttcaaataaataGTTAGTAATTTAAATGCAATCGAGCTttgataaatatgttcaaataaacttaaactaaaataacTGACGTTTTGCAAACTCAAAAGTCTTTGATTAAAAATGCAGtatatttttgcaaattgtgttgTTATCGAGATGCTCAACGATGAAGTAATGGTTATGTTGGTTGAAATTGGCCAGTCGATTAATTGACATGATAGACAAGCTAAACTGATTCGATAACTAAACTCATTTACAACCGACCATCTGTGTTGctttgaaattgttaaataaCGCAAAGAAATCACTCTGACAGAGTAATACTTACGTAAATCCTATGCATAGTTTTCGTAGTACTGTTCGCGGCTTGTTCAATTTACCCTAATTTTATGCCTTactttattatcaatttatattaATGATTTGTATTTTCTTAATATAGTATTCGCGGTAAACGAAAAGAGAATATgcagttttgtttaaaatgaacgaTACTCTTAACCGAATTGACTGATTTCCATTTAACTGTGTTTATCATTATGGCGTATATTTAATAAAGTAGTGCTCTAAATAGTCAGATAAATATCCAGTTGACTATCAATTACAGctttttacactttatatatataACTATCATGCTACAAAAACCTGTCCAGCAACTAGTCTTAGTAAAGATCTACTAGCAAAGGTTACTTTTGTATAcgaatatgtatattttaaatattacaatttCAGCTGTTTACCAACGTGAAGCTCTGGACGTACAGAATCGTTTCGTTGCTGTGTGGTCTCCCACTCGCCATCTACTGGGGTGTCTACTTCGCCATCCTCTCTTTCTGCGTCATCTGGTGCTGCGAGCCCTACTTGAAAGCCTTCGCCATTGAGTTGGGATGCGTGCGGAGGATCTTCAACACCTTGCTGGCCGCCTTCTATAGACCTTGTGCGGAGACCATCGGGTACATATTCTACAATATCCGAATAACCAGACAGTAATCCGAGACCATTGGATACATGCTTGTTTAAATCCGAACCACCAAACATAATCGTACAGTCCGACAGAATCCATGTGTATGTGTATGCATCACTTGATACCAGTATGCTCGTACGTGTTTGAAtgctatttaattaataaaaaacccACATATTTTGGCACCAATTAAGTCATGTTGCACGTTAATAACTTTTGAGGAGCTTTACTGTTTCGTTAATTTTAAGGGTGAAAGTCTTTCTCATTTCATTTAATCACAGTACATGTACACAGAGCAGCAAATAACATTTACCCCAATACAACATCAGTCACTATAGCAACTGCCGAATATTACATAGCAAGTCATTTTCGTGTTCGGAAACGGCATATTTTGTGtaccaaaatgtaaataatagtACAATTGAATACTCATGTTGTGAAAAACGTCTTTGTAATGCTTTGTCACTGTTGTGCTGATGGAAATAGCAACACTGTATAGGTAGATTAGAATCTATTCTGAAGGGTAAACTTGAATTGAATAATCGATGTTTCGAAAGTGTTTAACACGTATTATGAAACGTATTGGTTTTGTGTAGATACTACTTTTTTATCTATTATACTAAAGgcatattatgtttataatttacacATGTAAATAGTATAACAATATATTCGATTTATTTTCATTACTCTGCTAATACTTTTATTCCgtatattaaaatgtgtataatgaACACAGTCTTTGATATTTCAACTTACAATAACAAAGTTTTTATAATCGGAATGCTAATTTTATGAATTTCTATCCGAGCAAATAAAACAACAgtatataatacataatacatacatgCATTGCGTTAAAGTGTTAGTAGATTTACAGTGACTCGGCATTATTTTCTCACATAAGGGTTTGTGTCATGCAAATGTTTGAAAGGATTTACACTAATTTGTTCACAAACTCAAAAGCCCAATCCACCGGAAAAGATACGAAACCAAAGGCGGATTTAGAGGGTTGAGAAACGACGTTCGCTCCCCAACCCAACAAACAATTTCCAAAGGTCTGTTCGGTTAGCGCATactttgtttaacccatttatgcctagtggactctcccatccttctaaattggatcaatttatttccaaaattagaaatgtctagtatttttatttctatatttacaatatttcttacagaaattcctttaagcaaacagcgcagaccccgatgagacgccgcatcatgcggcttttcttctgggtctacgctgtttgccaatgccttttttctagacgctaggcataaatcggttaacatgtttctgtaaataaatcaattaaatctGAGATTACTTTTACAAAATGGAACTATGTTTTGCCAGATAAAACAGGTTTGTTTAATATTATAGATACAGATTGCGTAAAATAAGCTCATTCTATATAGACGTAATgctaatgcaaataaaatgtcctATCGGTAACTGTACAGTGTTTAATACAGCAAAGTTCCCCAGTTAAGACTATACTtgtacattttcatgaagttATGAGGTTGAACAAATTGATGTTTATAATCATGTTTGTGGAGAACGCTTACATGTATTTGGAATAGCCGACAAAAAGTAGAACGCTACCGGCAAACAAGAACATAAGACGCCTCATTTGCCAGGATAGTTCTAATCAGCGTTGTTTCTTATCTACATGAATACCACATTACAACTGTGACAAACATATACTCAGGGAATTATGTATGTAGCCGAATGTAaactaagttatacaattatatagTTTTGAAGTAATGTGTAGGGTACGAAAAAGGTACATTTGTaacataaattatgtttacatcgAACAAGTAAAGCACGGGCAATATGGGCTATGAACCGGGCAGAGGGGTTTCCCCAAATCAATTCTAACTCTCTGCAAAACATCAAGACATGCAGGGAATGATTAACTtcatttaaatcatatttaaaaaagattttgcTAGAATTTCACGGTTGGTGACTTTGTACGAAATGAGAATTCAAGTCCAGAATCCCAATACCTCGTTAAATTGGCTGAAAGCTGAAAGTAAATTGTTGTATCATTATACTGCAATAAATCAAAATTTTAATATGACTTACTAGAAACAGCTTGTTGGAAGGTGCGTATTTGATCGTTCGAACTATTCTTCAAGCTGTTGTTCAATACAGAATAATCATGAATAACTATTGACAAGTAGCAGTAACGTAAGGTATATGCCGACATAAAAATATCCGATAGCCGATTTTAAGGCATAGCATTTTCGCTGATTTTGGTTTGCGTTAGATAAACATAAGAAGTCTGGAAATTCGCGCATAACCGGTACTTAATTTTTGACCTTATAATGTCATAAATAGCTAATTAAACAGTATATTCTCGATACATACGTGAACGGTCTTTCAAAGTATCTGAATGAATAATGAGAGTCCATAGACAATATCAATAGAGCAAGTATAGATAACATTCGCTAATTGGTTTTAAAGACGCCTTCACTGcaagtatgttatattgaaacgATAACTGTTTGTGATTTTCGAATGTTttgcacttgttttgtttttaatcggttgttttcaaaattattcttTAATTCTAGATTCTAAAATTATTCTCTTGATATAAGTATTTAATTTTTCTCCTATGTGGATTTTTCTCCTATGTGGATTTTTCTCCTATGTGGATTTGTCGTTCATGTTAAAAATCAGGTGTCCATAATAAGACAATTACATCAACAACAAAAGTATATCAAGCATACGAAACTtcttttaatacatattttaaaacaagattGTTCCGTAagtaatgtatattttataaaaacgcAAATCACATCATTCGGTCGATGTTAAAGCCGTTTACACAGTGTGAAAAGGTGAAACAACTGATTTTATGTTAGTTAACTTTAAACCTATTTCTTTTAGTTATATCGAATCGAAATAAACTAAGGCTTATGAAGTCACTCTCGAGTCCCTTTCGTGGGATAATAACAAGTGCTTGCTGTATTTTTGGAAATCTTGAGGATGCTGCGGACAAGAGTTGAGATCTCTTGGACACCGTATAAATTACTTTACTTATGTTCTTATGACGAGGCAAGTATTTAAGGTAGCAATGCTGCTTATACCGAATTTCGATTTTTGTTTGTGTGTTCTTTCTTTTACTTTATGCTTGCTGCCACCGCCCAATTGATTCGGAAGTGAAACATAAGTCAATCatctttaactttatttaacgttATTTACTCTATCTAACACACAATTCTACATTTACCGGTacgtgtaataaaaaaaaacgtacaaacacataacttttgtctattaattgttaatatttaataatacaaaacatgtttgggccatagccttcatcagtagtatcAAAGTAAATTAAACataggaagtgacgtcaacgtcaatCATAAACGTTACGTCGTTTGGAGGAAAAATACAATGTAAACGATGTCTTTGTACATGTACGTGTAAAACTTTAAACGTATTTTATTGACCAAGTAATTAATGATTATTCTAGTTTTTTAAAAAGAGACCTGGTTCTCATTCTCCCCTTGTGAGATAATAtctataaaatgtaaacatacctCTGGTTTCTCAAGTCACCTAAACCTTCAAGTGCTACATAACAAATCTGGTAACAATGCAACAACTTAACATATATATCGTGGGTAGGTTATGAGCCGTTTGGGTAACGCAGGAAGcaaaagtatgttttgttatgttgGCCTCTTAATTATCTGTTGTCACTAAAAGCAAGATGGATAATCCATAAAGAATTATTTCAATGAACAGCGTGTAGAGAAAGTACATAATACTAACAGTTGAATCACAATTACGCTTTACTATCAATAATCCGATTAGAATGCCCAGCTCTATCAGCaacatttgtttagaatgacaactTATATAATCATGAGGTTATTTCGCCGGTTGGATTCCAACATTCACGCAGAAATCGAGGTTATCGCGTCGAGGAGTGTGGTTCTACGTCTTGACTGTCACGTGATCTTCGACGGGTTCATTCTTTTTGAATGAGAATTTCTTAAGTAGGTAGGTCAGGTATCTGCAAATAACACCGATGCATGGGATTAAAACTGTAAAACGTACATGTAAGGATATTTCATCACGAACAAACGAAAATGATGTTCAAGAGCAATCGCGcgtctttttctttatttttggtcttcacatgtatattttattgagatCGTTTTAGAAGTGCGTTCGATTTGTAATTAATTCGGTAATTGTCAGGTCGGTTGTATTAAATTCTACAGTTTATAATGCGGCTCAAAAATGCATGGTCCAAGCTTATCGGATAAGCTTACGTTTACTATTAAACACATAGTATTatttgtatctgtatattttttttaaatatcgcaGTTGCAGTAAACGCGTGTATCAAACCATGGTTATACCCTCCCAAAAAGTAGTTAAGGGGGAAACTCGAATATTTTATAATGGAATCGCCATAGaaatctgtctgtccgtctgtgtgtctatctgtctgtccgaATACCTAAACGTGTCCGGAGGCGTTCTTCTACAATTTTATTGGTAGGTAGGGCTAATTGTGTTTTTATGAGGGGGGTGTGTGAACATGAACGTAACTATTGCTCCAATAGTTTTGGAGTAAAAGTCCTTTGGTATTTTGTGTACTTAAAGTTAGTCCTGAGCATAACTCAAAAACTGAAAGAGGTAACAACTTGAATGTCCACACGTTGAGGGAATTTGAAGTTTACGAAAGTCATAACTATTGCTTCGATATTTCTCATGGAGCTAGTGCCCTTAATTTTTATACTTGAATTTTGTTCGCAGCATAGCTTCAAATGATAATATGTATCATGTTTATATGAAGGAGGGTCTCATTGAATAGGCGTGCAGTGCAGAAAAACACGACTCCTTACACAAAGTCAAAGTGCTTGCCTCAGTGAATTTTCATGCTTAAATGTTGTCCAGGGTGTATATTGACTATACTATAAGACATacaaatgaaacttcatatgtttgAAGCGAGCATTGTTGGTTAACAAGTTTTGACAAACTATTATAGGCACACGTAACAATTCTAATTCTTACATTAAAATAGATCTACACGCCACGCATGCTAACATAATTCAACTTACACCATGAAGAGAAACGCCAGTGCATACACAGCGGCCAGGATGATAAATATAAGGCCCTTGAATGTATCCAGAGTAGCCGAGTAGATGGACAGACTGATCGGACCAGAGACTACGGCGCAGACCAGCTCGGACGACTCCAGACCCGCAAACACAGCCCCTGTAATCGCACACAAAACATAGGCtttatatgagccgtgttctggtgaaactgggctttattcattgggcgtaaagtgtcgtcccagatttgcttgTGAAGACcacgctaattagggacgacactttccgattttatggagAAATCCGTCAAAAAGAAGTCTCATCTACACGAACatctagtctaggcggaaagtatcatccctaaTGTGCACTTTCGGATATCATCAGCTAATCTGCGACAATACTACACGCATTCATTAAGCCAAGATCAGCTAATCTGCGACAATACTACACGCATTCATTAAGCCAAGATCAGCTAATCTGCGACAATACTACACGCATTCATTAAGCCAAGATCAGCTAATCTGCGACAATACTACACGCATTCATTAAGCCAAGATCAGCTAATCTGCGACAATACTACACGCATTCATTAAGTCAAGATCAGCTAATCTGCGTCAATACTACACGCATTCATTAAGCCAAGATCAGCTAATCTGCGACAATACTACACGCATTCATTAAGCCAAGATCAGCTAATCTGCGACAATACTACACGCATTAATTAAGCCAAGATCAGCTAATCTGCGACAATACTACACGCATTCATTAAGCCAAGATAAGCTAATCTGCGACAATACTACACGCATTCATTAAGCCAAGATCAGCTAATCTGCGACAATACTACACGCATTCATTAAGCCAAGATCAGCTAATCTGCGACAATACTACACGCATTCATAAAGCCAAGATCAGCTAATCTGCGACAATACTACACGCATTCATTAAGCCTAGATCAGCTAATCTGCGACAATACTACACGCATTCATTAAGCCAAGATCAGCTAATCTGCGACAATACTACACGCATTAATTAAGCCAAGATCAGCTAATCTGCGACAATACTGCACGTATTCATCAGCTAATCTGCGACAATACTACACGCATTCATTAAGCCAAGTTATCGTAGAACGCGACTCATAAGATTTTTTCGTGATCTGATATTTTACACAACACACGAATATGAATGAGgaaagtttataaataaataaattaaataaatacacgaTAATTTGTTCCATAAGTATAACATGTCATATGAACTCATCTTTACAGATCGTGTTCCAATCGAAACCCCTTTCCTGTACACTATTGAGGAAAATCGAAACCCCTTTCATGTCCACTATTTAGGAAACAAACAGTATTTTGGATCTTACAAAACtcctttttttctattaattttctATATTTGTATTTTGAACTTGCATTCTAGTTTGTTATGCATCAACATTGCATCGAAGTTTGAAGTCAGATAGTGCATGGCCGCTGTCCAAACCCCAGATTAATTATTCCTCGATATTGTTGCGTGTTGTATATTTGTTGGTAATAGTTGTATGCCTTTGGATGGGGTAATGCTTTAATGTCGTAAGAACTAGTGACTTACTCGCACGCTCATACATGTTTGGTTAATGTATTGTATCCATATAATCTTAAGAATAATAGGTATAATGTTTGGTCATCAAAAATCGAAAAATGGTTCTTTACCTACCTACCTGCCTACCAACTTTACTACATACCTTCTTATCCACCCACTGACCGGCCTCTcgatatatatatctatattattgaaccataaattatcaaaactTTTTCTGCCCCCCTAATAATCATCACCTTGGAGACGTGACGACGCACGTGACGACGCAATGCCTCGCAGAATTGGTTTTGGAAGGACGCTTGCGAAGCCGACACCGATGGCTGAAAAAGAGACACGTTGCTGCATAGAAAGACACAAATGGTTAAGaatccagtacatgtatattattagtTCGATGGtttgttttaacataaatgttcaatatcttttttatttttcctGTTATAAGATTATCATAATCTCATAAAATCGAATCAATACGCCCTATTTAAAGGTAAACAGCTTCAACCATTAATATGTATAAGTGAGTATTGACTGGATCAACCGCTAGGTCTTACCAATGAAAGATAATGTGTTTGAAGTGACCaatgcagtcaccatcatattagcCAACGCCGACAACAACCCAAAGCAGGCTATAACCGGATCCGACACGCATCGCTGGACCGCCTTGAGAATGAAACAGGCCACGATCATTGTGGTACCTATATAGGTCATGTTGTACAGACCCAGGAGTGTCGGTCCCCAACAAAAGGGCGCCCCCAGCTGGTAGAGAGTGAGTGGGTCGCTCCGACTCTGAATACAGAATTCCGTTAAAAGAAACGTTATGATGCACACCCAAAATATTTGCCTTTCGTGCGATGTCCGATCCCGCACGTAGAAGCTTGTGTAGTTCTTCAGTAGCGTCTTGAAGGCAGGAAGTTTTGTTAAGCTTttagaaaatgttatattttttttgacctcTTCGATTATACGGTTTTGATCATTTGTTTcaaatagaaataaataagataaaattaatgatattaaaatTCCACCGAGTGACGTGATCATCGGGTAAAAGAACCCGAGGTTTTGTATTAAATATCCGTTTCCATATTGGGTGGACATTAACCCAAGCCCCGAAAACGTTTCCATGACGACGAGTCCAAAGACGCGTTCATGTGACCGGTCCGTCATATCGGCCGCGCACGTATACGTTAACAAAGTTATCGTATAAATAGAACCGCAAAGCCCGTCTAAGACGTTGGCCAGGTACAACCAAGCTATATTGAGATTGAAATATATTACGATTGAAAGTATGCCAGACCTCAATGCATAACCGGCTACAGAAAGATACAGAAAGGGCTTTCGGCCTACATAGTCGGACAGAGTTCCTGCAAAAGACACGGAAAAATATATTAGAATCGATCGCACAAGATTTAAATACAGTTCCCAGGTTGACGCTTGGCGCTGCGACGCCGTCTTAGTTGCGGTACAGTCTGAAGAGTTTACGTTAACGCTGTCATTTCCGGTAGCAACGTCAGGGTTTTCTTTGCACCACGCGTAGATGAACTGTTTTAACGTAACTTCCGTCATCTGTTCACTGCCTTTGAAGATAACCACGATTACTCCTAACACCAAAAAGTTCCGAACACGCGACTTACGTTGTTTCGTGGCAAGTTCTGTCCCTCTTTGAGAATTATTCAAGCAGTCCGAACTTTTACCACCGTTCACCAACAATGGCTCGTTTTCTCCGCCTATTTCGTTCATTTCAACACAAGAACTTGTtagttaacataaaaaaatgcattaattatAACATCCACGCTTTTTTTTCCACTTTTAGTTATCCTTTTTTACAAACGTAATCGCGGACATCCTACATTATGAACGtcatgtattattattgtattggCCACTTTTACTTAAACCAAATACGACCGATAATGAAAACAAACAGTGCATGCTAGATATTTAGGTTATCATCATGACCTTGGATAAACTGGAAGTGAAACttacatgtttacatgcaaaagtacggaatccggatagtgccatctataatctcgcacttcttttatcaagggcgacgcacgatagttttcttgacagtcgcgggctacctacacaagggcgatatatcgtgttaaatatatcgtgcgtcgccgcgactgtcaagaaaaatatcgtgcgtcgccgcgactgtcaataaaaatatcgtgtgtcgccgcgactgtcaagaaaaatatcaatgattgtttaagtaattgtttatgGTAAAAAGGTGCGATGATACCCGACACTGTCTTTCATATACTGCTTAATTACCATTGGATATTGCGtaaattttaaaactgtgattttGTGTAAATCAATCTGCGATAAACGCTCACTTCAAGACTGACGTCGATCAAAAATAATGATCGCCATTTATCCCTGCCCTTATGATACGCATTCTCGTTACTGATTGGACGCTTTGGCGACTGAAAAGTTACCCTAGAAGTTTTCGTGGTGCATCTGTGTCAGCATACATGGCTGTGTAATGTGACTATTATTCGATATTAGACAACAATATGAGTGCTGATTATCAGACGTCCGAGTGCCTTCCGCCATTTGTTAAAAGGACGTAATACGGCCGATTTTTGGCGTAATTTACGGCCGGAAGTGCTGACTAAACGGGCataaatttaattgttattttattgtatttagagtTGTTAAACATTGTGAACATCATAACGATAAAAAACTATaccatgtatttttattgtttgttaaaagcAGAATAAAGTCCGGTAAAATGCGGTGAGGTTTGGtacattttaaaagttatcggacctcatgtccggtaagattttgttgtctttcgcatgggttgaaaGCATCATATAAACggtttttcatatcagaaaagaatgggatcgcgcggcATATACTGAACAAAATGGTCTCCACATGCAGTCTTAGCCAACGGTGGTCAATAAAATTAAGCcaacgaaagaatcgaacataattaCAATGACACGTAGGCTACATTAAATCGATGTCTCTAGTTGTGCTTTAACAAGATTCATCAAACactgaaacagaaaaaaatatagaaaaagacAGTCTGACACAAATACCTCGATGACAACTTAAATTTtgttcttataataataaaataacaaagattttctgttattccatccgtttatctattttgatttttaattaaatcacactttttttaaacgattgcATCGAATGCTTAACACAGTCAccataaacacgatttacgaaatcgaatgtcggagcgattaaaataattttatttctatcgaagctccaaattatgcatgacaaacacaaaatccgaaatacgttttgaaaTCGTTAgatgcttaatttttttttaattgttaaataaaaacccaCCACGTCCGAATTGTTGTCCTAAAAACCAGAGTCTAGGTAGTTTCGTTa from Dreissena polymorpha isolate Duluth1 chromosome 1, UMN_Dpol_1.0, whole genome shotgun sequence carries:
- the LOC127857223 gene encoding caveolin-1-like isoform X3, which codes for MSEVEIKMTVGEQRVTTADVTKGQNVDLKNNRDPEHLHEDMRIHFHDVFGEPDESVYSFDCVWTCAFRLFTNVKLWTYRIVSLLCGLPLAIYWGVYFAILSFCVIWCCEPYLKAFAIELGCVRRIFNTLLAAFYRPCAETIGYIFYNIRITRQ
- the LOC127857223 gene encoding caveolin-1-like isoform X2, encoding MASETEVRLTVGEERVAPGDITKREALDLKNRDPESLHDNLRIHFHDVFGEPDESVYSFDCVWTCAFRLFTNVKLWTYRIVSLLCGLPLAIYWGVYFAILSFCVIWCCEPYLKAFAIELGCVRRIFNTLLAAFYRPCAETIGYIFYNIRITRQ
- the LOC127857223 gene encoding caveolin-1-like isoform X1, coding for MSEIEIKMSVGEQRVTTADVTKGQNVELKNNRDPEHLHDDMRIHFHDVFGEPDESVYSFDCVWTCAFRLFTNVKLWTYRIVSLLCGLPLAIYWGVYFAILSFCVIWCCEPYLKAFAIELGCVRRIFNTLLAAFYRPCAETIGYIFYNIRITRQ
- the LOC127857087 gene encoding proton-coupled folate transporter-like isoform X1, coding for MNEIGGENEPLLVNGGKSSDCLNNSQRGTELATKQRKSRVRNFLVLGVIVVIFKGSEQMTEVTLKQFIYAWCKENPDVATGNDSVNVNSSDCTATKTASQRQASTWELYLNLVRSILIYFSVSFAGTLSDYVGRKPFLYLSVAGYALRSGILSIVIYFNLNIAWLYLANVLDGLCGSIYTITLLTYTCAADMTDRSHERVFGLVVMETFSGLGLMSTQYGNGYLIQNLGFFYPMITSLGGILISLILSYLFLFETNDQNRIIEEVKKNITFSKSLTKLPAFKTLLKNYTSFYVRDRTSHERQIFWVCIITFLLTEFCIQSRSDPLTLYQLGAPFCWGPTLLGLYNMTYIGTTMIVACFILKAVQRCVSDPVIACFGLLSALANMMVTALVTSNTLSFIAIGVGFASVLPKPILRGIASSRASSRLQGAVFAGLESSELVCAVVSGPISLSIYSATLDTFKGLIFIILAAVYALAFLFMVYLTYLLKKFSFKKNEPVEDHVTVKT
- the LOC127857087 gene encoding proton-coupled folate transporter-like isoform X2, whose product is MNEIGGENEPLLVNGGKSSDCLNNSQRGTELATKQRKSRVRNFLVLGVIVVIFKGSEQMTEVTLKQFIYAWCKENPDVATGNDSVNVNSSDCTATKTASQRQASTWELYLNLVRSILIYFSVSFAGTLSDYVGRKPFLYLSVAGYALRSGILSIVIYFNLNIAWLYLANVLDGLCGSIYTITLLTYTCAADMTDRSHERVFGLVVMETFSGLGLMSTQYGNGYLIQNLGFFYPMITSLGGILISLILSYLFLFETNDQNRIIEEVKKNITFSKSLTKLPAFKTLLKNYTSFYVRDRTSHERQIFWVCIITFLLTEFCIQSRSDPLTLYQLGAPFCWGPTLLGLYNMTYIGTTMIVACFILKAVQRCVSDPVIACFGLLSALANMMVTALVTSNTLSFIAIGVGFASVLPKPILRGIASSRASSRLQDT